The Vitis riparia cultivar Riparia Gloire de Montpellier isolate 1030 chromosome 10, EGFV_Vit.rip_1.0, whole genome shotgun sequence genome includes a region encoding these proteins:
- the LOC117923462 gene encoding wall-associated receptor kinase 5-like isoform X1: MTKPGCPEKCGNITIPYPFGMGKGCYLNRNFEITCNMSSNPPRPLLLQEVQLLQISEDYLRINDIVHHSCFNKQSGKTNSSHVPYNRTHHFSYSHTQNEFIAIGCDIFAYITEGNSKTNATGCASLCNTDKDIATDFSSSACSGIGCCRTYLQTDISRFYLKMRSINMITPIWTSQPCGLAFISERNFFIRQYFNLSSKFLERNLYFVPAVLDWSVGEVSCPEAIRRKNYACGQNTYCNNSIQGQGYKCHCSKGYQGNPYLANGCQDINECNDPDETFCLKIALCTNVPGSYSCTCPTDYHGDGKKDGIGCIRGKHPHLLSLVLSLGIKLYHSPTPSTRIPFSTLTFVPDVGVGITVVPFILIATSLRLYRGLEKREKKKIKQKFFKKNGGLLLQQQISSSKESVEKTKLYSVEELEKATDGFNASRIIGKGGLGTVYKGMLSDGTIVAIKKSNTVDEKQLDQFINEVLILSQINHRHIVKLLGCCLETEVPLLVYEYVSNGPLSHHLHEEGHVYRISWKNRLRIASEIAGALAYLHSHASIAICHRDIKSSNILLDENLRAVLSDFGLSRSIPLDKTHLTALVQGTFGYLDPDYFHSGQLTDKSDVYAFGVVLAELLTGEKAISFDRFEQGLASHFRSAMKQNHLFDILDNQVVNEGQKDDIFAVAKLTKRCLKLNGKKRPTMKQVEIDLQQLGRFQEQFSCQKSMIQEDFSQQQTFQDYCTVSERSHSYTFGPAAEEIVQDIEVLFS, translated from the exons ATGACCAAGCCTGGGTGCCCAGAGAAATGTGGGAATATTACCATTCCATATCCATTTGGCATGGGGAAAGGTTGTTACCTGAATAGAAATTTTGAGATCACATGCAACATGTCCTCCAATCCCCCTCGTCCTCTTCTCCTCCAAGAAGTTCAACTTTTGCAGATATCAGAAGACTATCTGCGCATCAACGATATTGTTCACCATAGCTGTTTTAATAAGCAATCAGGGAAGACTAATTCATCACATGTACCATATAACAGAACTCATCATTTCAGTTACTCACACACCCAGAATGAGTTCATAGCGATCGGGTGTGACATATTTGCTTATATCACTGAGGGCAACAGTAAAACAAACGCAACTGGGTGTGCATCGCTTTGTAATACTGATAAAGACATCGCTACTGATTTTTCCTCTTCTGCTTGCTCTGGCATTGGTTGCTGCAGGACTTATCTCCAAACAGATATTTCACGGTTTTATCTGAAGATGCGCAGCATCAACATGATCACACCAATCTGGACCTCTCAACCATGTGGCCTCGCTTTCATTTCTGAGAGGAACTTCTTCATACGTCAATATTTTAACCTCTCTAGTAAATTTTTAGAGAGGAATTTGTATTTTGTTCCAGCAGTACTTGACTGGTCAGTTGGGGAAGTCTCTTGCCCTGAGGCTATCAGAAGAAAAAACTATGCGTGTGGCCAGAATACGTACTGCAATAACTCCATCCAGGGCCAGGGGTATAAGTGTCACTGCTCTAAAGGCTACCAAGGGAACCCCTACCTTGCAAACGGCTGCCAAG atatTAATGAGTGCAACGACCCAGACGAAACTTTTTGCCTCAAGATAGCTCTTTGCACTAATGTCCCTGGCAGTTACTCATGCACTTGCCCAACTGATTACCATGGAGATGGCAAGAAAGATGGAATTGGGTGCATACGTGGCAAGCATCCACATTTGCTATCATTGGTACTTTCTCTAGGTATAAAACTTTACCATTCTCCAACACCTAGCACTCGAATCCCCTTCTCTACACTAACTTTTGTGCCCGATGTAGGTGTGGGGATTACTGTTGTTCCCTTTATCCTAATTGCTACAAGCTTAAGGTTATACCGAGGACttgagaaaagagagaaaaagaaaataaaacagaagTTCTTCAAGAAGAATGGAGGTCTGCTATTGCAACAGCAAATTTCTTCTAGCAAGGAAAGTgtagaaaaaacaaaactctATTCGGTAGAAGAGTTGGAGAAAGCAACAGATGGTTTCAATGCAAGTCGAATCATTGGTAAGGGAGGCCTTGGCACAGTATACAAAGGGATGTTATCAGATGGAACCATTGTAGCCATTAAGAAATCCAATACGGTTGATGAGAAGCAGTTAGACCAGTTCATTAATGAAGTTTTGATTCTTTCACAGATCAACCATAGGCACATAGTAAAACTATTAGGTTGTTGTCTGGAGACTGAAGTACCTTTGCTGGTTTATGAATATGTCTCTAATGGCCCCCTCTCCCACCATCTTCATGAAGAGGGTCATGTATATAGAATATCTTGGAAAAATCGGCTGCGAATTGCAAGTGAAATTGCTGGAGCCCTTGCTTATTTGCACTCGCATGCTTCTATAGCCATCTGTCATAGAGATATCAAGTCTAGCAACATATTGTTGGATGAAAACCTCCGGGCTGTACTTTCTGACTTTGGACTCTCAAGGTCAATACCCCTTGACAAAACTCATTTAACTGCATTGGTACAAGGGACATTTGGTTACTTGGATCCTGATTATTTTCATTCAGGTCAATTGACTGATAAAAGTGATGTTTATGCCTTTGGTGTAGTCCTTGCTGAACTTCTGACAGGAGAAAAAGCCATTTCCTTTGATAGATTTGAACAAGGTCTAGCAAGTCATTTTAGATCAGCAATGAAACAAAATCATCTGTTTGATATTCTTGATAACCAAGTTGTAAATGAAGGACAGAAGGATGATATTTTTGCTGTTGCAAAGCTTACTAAGAGATGCCTAAAGTTGAATGGGAAAAAAAGGCCAACCATGAAACAAGTTGAAATAGACCTCCAACAATTGGGCAGATTTCAGGAGCAGTTTTCTTGTCAGAAGTCAATGATTCAAGAGGATTTTTCACAACAGCAAACATTCCAGGACTACTGCACGGTAAGTGAAAGATCCCATTCCTACACATTTGGTCCAGCTGCAGAAGAAATCGTTCAAGATATTGAGGTCTTGTTTTCGTAA
- the LOC117923462 gene encoding wall-associated receptor kinase 5-like isoform X2 produces the protein MTKPGCPEKCGNITIPYPFGMGKGCYLNRNFEITCNMSSNPPRPLLLQEVQLLQISEDYLRINDIVHHSCFNKQSGKTNSSHVPYNRTHHFSYSHTQNEFIAIGCDIFAYITEGNSKTNATGCASLCNTDKDIATDFSSSACSGIGCCRTYLQTDISRFYLKMRSINMITPIWTSQPCGLAFISERNFFIRQYFNLSSKFLERNLYFVPAVLDWSVGEVSCPEAIRRKNYACGQNTYCNNSIQGQGYKCHCSKGYQGNPYLANGCQDINECNDPDETFCLKIALCTNVPGSYSCTCPTDYHGDGKKDGIGCIRGKHPHLLSLVLSLGVGITVVPFILIATSLRLYRGLEKREKKKIKQKFFKKNGGLLLQQQISSSKESVEKTKLYSVEELEKATDGFNASRIIGKGGLGTVYKGMLSDGTIVAIKKSNTVDEKQLDQFINEVLILSQINHRHIVKLLGCCLETEVPLLVYEYVSNGPLSHHLHEEGHVYRISWKNRLRIASEIAGALAYLHSHASIAICHRDIKSSNILLDENLRAVLSDFGLSRSIPLDKTHLTALVQGTFGYLDPDYFHSGQLTDKSDVYAFGVVLAELLTGEKAISFDRFEQGLASHFRSAMKQNHLFDILDNQVVNEGQKDDIFAVAKLTKRCLKLNGKKRPTMKQVEIDLQQLGRFQEQFSCQKSMIQEDFSQQQTFQDYCTVSERSHSYTFGPAAEEIVQDIEVLFS, from the exons ATGACCAAGCCTGGGTGCCCAGAGAAATGTGGGAATATTACCATTCCATATCCATTTGGCATGGGGAAAGGTTGTTACCTGAATAGAAATTTTGAGATCACATGCAACATGTCCTCCAATCCCCCTCGTCCTCTTCTCCTCCAAGAAGTTCAACTTTTGCAGATATCAGAAGACTATCTGCGCATCAACGATATTGTTCACCATAGCTGTTTTAATAAGCAATCAGGGAAGACTAATTCATCACATGTACCATATAACAGAACTCATCATTTCAGTTACTCACACACCCAGAATGAGTTCATAGCGATCGGGTGTGACATATTTGCTTATATCACTGAGGGCAACAGTAAAACAAACGCAACTGGGTGTGCATCGCTTTGTAATACTGATAAAGACATCGCTACTGATTTTTCCTCTTCTGCTTGCTCTGGCATTGGTTGCTGCAGGACTTATCTCCAAACAGATATTTCACGGTTTTATCTGAAGATGCGCAGCATCAACATGATCACACCAATCTGGACCTCTCAACCATGTGGCCTCGCTTTCATTTCTGAGAGGAACTTCTTCATACGTCAATATTTTAACCTCTCTAGTAAATTTTTAGAGAGGAATTTGTATTTTGTTCCAGCAGTACTTGACTGGTCAGTTGGGGAAGTCTCTTGCCCTGAGGCTATCAGAAGAAAAAACTATGCGTGTGGCCAGAATACGTACTGCAATAACTCCATCCAGGGCCAGGGGTATAAGTGTCACTGCTCTAAAGGCTACCAAGGGAACCCCTACCTTGCAAACGGCTGCCAAG atatTAATGAGTGCAACGACCCAGACGAAACTTTTTGCCTCAAGATAGCTCTTTGCACTAATGTCCCTGGCAGTTACTCATGCACTTGCCCAACTGATTACCATGGAGATGGCAAGAAAGATGGAATTGGGTGCATACGTGGCAAGCATCCACATTTGCTATCATTGGTACTTTCTCTAG GTGTGGGGATTACTGTTGTTCCCTTTATCCTAATTGCTACAAGCTTAAGGTTATACCGAGGACttgagaaaagagagaaaaagaaaataaaacagaagTTCTTCAAGAAGAATGGAGGTCTGCTATTGCAACAGCAAATTTCTTCTAGCAAGGAAAGTgtagaaaaaacaaaactctATTCGGTAGAAGAGTTGGAGAAAGCAACAGATGGTTTCAATGCAAGTCGAATCATTGGTAAGGGAGGCCTTGGCACAGTATACAAAGGGATGTTATCAGATGGAACCATTGTAGCCATTAAGAAATCCAATACGGTTGATGAGAAGCAGTTAGACCAGTTCATTAATGAAGTTTTGATTCTTTCACAGATCAACCATAGGCACATAGTAAAACTATTAGGTTGTTGTCTGGAGACTGAAGTACCTTTGCTGGTTTATGAATATGTCTCTAATGGCCCCCTCTCCCACCATCTTCATGAAGAGGGTCATGTATATAGAATATCTTGGAAAAATCGGCTGCGAATTGCAAGTGAAATTGCTGGAGCCCTTGCTTATTTGCACTCGCATGCTTCTATAGCCATCTGTCATAGAGATATCAAGTCTAGCAACATATTGTTGGATGAAAACCTCCGGGCTGTACTTTCTGACTTTGGACTCTCAAGGTCAATACCCCTTGACAAAACTCATTTAACTGCATTGGTACAAGGGACATTTGGTTACTTGGATCCTGATTATTTTCATTCAGGTCAATTGACTGATAAAAGTGATGTTTATGCCTTTGGTGTAGTCCTTGCTGAACTTCTGACAGGAGAAAAAGCCATTTCCTTTGATAGATTTGAACAAGGTCTAGCAAGTCATTTTAGATCAGCAATGAAACAAAATCATCTGTTTGATATTCTTGATAACCAAGTTGTAAATGAAGGACAGAAGGATGATATTTTTGCTGTTGCAAAGCTTACTAAGAGATGCCTAAAGTTGAATGGGAAAAAAAGGCCAACCATGAAACAAGTTGAAATAGACCTCCAACAATTGGGCAGATTTCAGGAGCAGTTTTCTTGTCAGAAGTCAATGATTCAAGAGGATTTTTCACAACAGCAAACATTCCAGGACTACTGCACGGTAAGTGAAAGATCCCATTCCTACACATTTGGTCCAGCTGCAGAAGAAATCGTTCAAGATATTGAGGTCTTGTTTTCGTAA